A region from the Mesomycoplasma hyopneumoniae J genome encodes:
- the mnmE gene encoding tRNA uridine-5-carboxymethylaminomethyl(34) synthesis GTPase MnmE, with protein sequence MLSDTICAIASGQINQAISIIRISGPNAFKIMEKIFLGKVGRSMEITFGWIHDDNQKIDQVLVLWFAGNKNFVGEDTVEINAHGGVLNTNLILELILKTKLARLANPGEFSLRAFLNGKIDLVKAQAINDLIHAEVKVQHQAALNQFLGKSSNFIKNLIEKIEEIIGIIEVNIDYPEYDDVEILTSDVLLPRINQLLADFDQLIKIANNSRLIYQGIKTCLVGAPNSGKSSLLNILINENKAIISEIPGTTRDVVEGNFVLDGLLFKLFDTAGIRKTTEKIEQIGIEKSYESIKKADLILHIIDASEKNRQNLDLKAKTRPDQIYLKIYNKSDLLENQEEFKDEILISAKYQKIENLLEKIKSIFAFLGKNKEFVANSFQISQIELGKLAILDAKTSLESGFGPEIAIVDLRIAWKELKTIFGRVDDENLLDSIFSKFCLGK encoded by the coding sequence TTGCTTTCTGATACAATTTGTGCAATCGCTTCTGGGCAAATAAACCAGGCAATTTCAATCATTCGGATTTCTGGCCCTAATGCCTTTAAAATTATGGAAAAAATTTTTTTAGGTAAAGTCGGAAGGTCAATGGAGATAACTTTTGGTTGAATTCATGATGATAACCAAAAAATTGACCAAGTTTTAGTGCTCTGATTTGCTGGAAATAAAAATTTTGTCGGTGAAGACACTGTAGAAATTAATGCTCACGGCGGTGTTCTAAATACAAATTTAATTCTTGAGCTTATTTTAAAAACCAAACTCGCCCGCCTTGCAAATCCAGGTGAGTTTAGTCTCCGCGCTTTTTTAAATGGGAAAATTGATCTAGTAAAAGCCCAAGCCATTAATGATCTAATACATGCTGAGGTAAAAGTTCAACATCAAGCAGCTTTAAATCAATTTTTAGGAAAAAGTTCTAATTTTATTAAAAATTTAATTGAAAAAATTGAGGAAATTATCGGGATAATTGAAGTAAATATTGACTATCCAGAATATGATGATGTTGAAATTTTAACCTCAGATGTGCTTTTGCCAAGAATTAACCAATTATTAGCCGATTTTGATCAGTTAATAAAAATCGCAAATAATTCGCGCCTGATTTATCAAGGGATAAAAACTTGTCTTGTCGGAGCGCCCAACAGCGGAAAATCCTCACTTTTAAATATTTTAATTAACGAAAATAAGGCAATTATCAGCGAAATTCCAGGCACTACACGCGATGTTGTTGAGGGAAATTTTGTCCTTGACGGTCTTCTTTTTAAACTTTTTGATACCGCCGGAATTAGAAAAACTACTGAAAAAATTGAACAAATCGGTATTGAAAAATCTTATGAAAGTATCAAAAAAGCGGATTTAATTCTGCACATTATTGATGCTAGTGAAAAAAACAGGCAAAATTTAGATCTAAAAGCAAAAACGCGACCTGATCAGATTTATCTTAAAATTTATAATAAATCAGATCTTCTTGAAAATCAAGAGGAATTTAAAGATGAAATTTTAATCAGTGCAAAATATCAAAAAATTGAAAATTTACTTGAAAAAATCAAGTCAATTTTTGCTTTTTTAGGAAAAAACAAAGAATTTGTTGCTAATTCCTTCCAAATTTCGCAAATTGAGCTAGGAAAATTAGCAATTCTAGATGCAAAAACCAGTTTAGAATCTGGTTTTGGTCCTGAAATTGCAATTGTTGATCTCAGAATTGCCTGAAAAGAATTAAAAACTATTTTTGGCCGAGTTGATGATGAAAATCTTCTTGATTCAATTTTTTCAAAATTTTGCCTAGGAAAATAG
- the tilS gene encoding tRNA lysidine(34) synthetase TilS has translation MQIKIKSKEKYLIGVSGGSDSMFLLNKYKNQDVIVAHINYNLRPEAIFETLLVSKFCQKYNLELKILSFDSFKIKKNLQSGLRLGRYQFFEKIYKEFNCTKLLVGHHRDDFLETVFLQKKQKKIVTFWGIHKKNNLFNMEILRPFLYWRTKKQIIQICQQKKIPYLDDQSNFTGKYQRNQIRFLLEKKSDFSLFFLFLFYYLINIFKLIILKNQKKILQNWQKTGYNINFFKKIKIKSKIIFLFVNQNFDNVKLTRGKINEIINFICGKSTSGAFLLKKNNYIIKKKWKILPKSSKI, from the coding sequence ATGCAAATAAAAATAAAGTCTAAAGAAAAATATTTAATAGGTGTCTCAGGTGGCTCTGATTCAATGTTTTTGCTCAATAAATATAAAAATCAGGATGTAATTGTAGCTCATATAAATTACAATTTGCGCCCTGAAGCAATTTTTGAGACACTTTTGGTTTCAAAATTTTGTCAAAAATACAATTTAGAGCTGAAAATTCTATCATTTGATAGTTTTAAGATTAAAAAAAATTTACAAAGCGGGCTTAGGTTGGGCCGTTATCAATTTTTTGAAAAAATTTATAAAGAATTTAATTGTACTAAATTATTGGTTGGTCACCACCGTGATGATTTTCTTGAGACAGTTTTTTTGCAGAAAAAACAGAAAAAAATTGTCACTTTTTGAGGAATACATAAAAAAAATAACCTTTTTAATATGGAGATTTTGCGTCCTTTTTTGTATTGGAGAACAAAAAAACAAATTATTCAAATTTGTCAACAAAAAAAAATTCCCTATCTTGATGATCAATCAAATTTTACGGGCAAATATCAACGTAATCAAATCAGGTTTTTATTGGAAAAGAAGAGTGATTTTTCACTTTTTTTTCTTTTTTTATTTTATTATTTAATAAACATATTTAAATTAATAATATTAAAAAATCAGAAAAAAATTTTGCAAAATTGACAGAAAACAGGGTATAATATAAATTTCTTTAAGAAGATAAAAATTAAGTCAAAAATTATTTTTTTATTTGTTAATCAAAATTTTGATAATGTTAAATTAACTAGGGGGAAAATTAACGAAATTATTAATTTTATTTGCGGGAAATCGACTAGTGGGGCTTTTTTACTAAAAAAAAACAATTATATTATAAAAAAAAAGTGAAAAATATTGCCAAAATCTAGTAAAATTTAG
- a CDS encoding ABC-F family ATP-binding cassette domain-containing protein has translation MLEVRELSKIFADKTLFQNVNLKFTEGNTYGIIGANGAGKSTFLKILAGLIEPSSGSIHISQNQRISVLSQNHFEFDEFNVTDVVIMGNQKLYQIQQEKDQIYANPDATEADYNRAGELEEKFGLLGGWSAENDAQILLSALEIPKKYWNSKMSDLKSGYKVKVLLAKALFGNPDILIMDEPTNHLDFKAIKWLKEFLINYKNVVLIVSHDSDFLDQVCTHTVDIDYGEIKIFTGNYSFWKQSSELLKELQKNANAKKEEQIAKLEAFIAKFSANASKSAQATSRKKSLEKIQLEEIKPSSRKYPYIRFGVFPRPGKQVLNVENLSYKNPLTGNFLFQNISFNLLPGQKMVIFAEDDLVKTKLLEILTGKEMPTSGTISWGSTIKFDYLPANNDSFFNGDLDLLSWISQWPSLNLQPENKDNSTQRMRGFLGRMFFNGDQVFKKVSVTSGGEKVRLMFAKMMLSESNFLLFDQPLNHLDSESIDSFIEALKLYDSGVIFTTFNLALINEVANVILDIKEDSAIFFQGNLAEYEKKIGI, from the coding sequence ATGCTAGAAGTTAGAGAATTATCGAAAATCTTTGCTGATAAAACTTTATTCCAAAATGTAAATTTAAAATTTACAGAAGGAAATACTTATGGCATTATCGGCGCAAATGGTGCTGGGAAATCCACTTTTTTGAAAATTTTAGCAGGACTTATTGAACCAAGTTCAGGCTCTATTCATATCTCACAAAACCAAAGAATTTCTGTTCTATCACAGAATCATTTTGAGTTTGATGAATTCAATGTCACCGATGTTGTAATAATGGGGAACCAAAAATTATACCAAATCCAACAAGAAAAAGATCAAATTTATGCAAATCCTGATGCAACTGAAGCAGATTATAACCGCGCTGGCGAACTTGAGGAAAAATTCGGGCTCCTAGGAGGATGAAGCGCGGAAAATGATGCCCAAATTTTGCTCTCTGCTCTTGAAATTCCCAAAAAATACTGAAATAGTAAGATGTCAGATTTAAAATCCGGCTATAAAGTCAAAGTTCTCCTTGCAAAAGCACTTTTTGGCAACCCCGATATTTTAATAATGGATGAGCCGACCAACCACCTTGATTTTAAAGCGATTAAATGACTGAAAGAATTTCTAATTAATTATAAAAACGTTGTTCTAATTGTTAGCCACGACAGCGATTTTTTAGACCAAGTTTGCACACATACAGTTGATATTGACTATGGCGAGATAAAAATTTTTACCGGAAATTACAGTTTTTGGAAACAATCATCAGAACTACTAAAGGAACTCCAGAAAAATGCTAATGCTAAAAAAGAGGAGCAAATCGCCAAATTAGAAGCATTTATTGCCAAATTTTCAGCAAATGCTTCAAAATCAGCCCAGGCAACTTCCCGGAAAAAATCACTTGAAAAAATCCAGTTAGAAGAAATTAAACCCTCCTCACGAAAATATCCTTATATTCGTTTTGGAGTTTTCCCGCGGCCGGGAAAACAAGTTTTAAATGTTGAAAACTTAAGTTATAAAAATCCACTTACAGGTAATTTTTTATTTCAAAATATTTCTTTTAATCTTTTACCAGGTCAAAAAATGGTAATTTTTGCCGAAGATGATTTAGTTAAAACTAAATTACTTGAAATTTTAACAGGAAAAGAAATGCCAACTTCAGGAACAATCAGTTGAGGTTCGACAATCAAATTTGACTATCTTCCAGCAAATAATGATAGTTTTTTTAACGGCGATCTTGATTTATTATCCTGAATTTCACAATGGCCAAGTCTTAATTTACAACCAGAAAACAAGGATAATTCTACCCAGAGAATGCGAGGTTTTCTTGGAAGGATGTTTTTTAATGGCGATCAAGTTTTTAAAAAAGTTTCAGTTACATCTGGAGGTGAAAAAGTTCGTCTGATGTTCGCAAAAATGATGTTAAGCGAGTCAAATTTCCTACTTTTTGACCAACCACTTAATCATTTAGACTCTGAATCGATTGATTCATTCATTGAAGCTTTAAAACTTTATGACTCAGGGGTAATTTTTACCACTTTTAATCTTGCTTTGATCAACGAAGTTGCTAATGTTATTTTAGATATCAAAGAAGATAGTGCAATTTTTTTTCAAGGGAATTTGGCTGAATATGAGAAAAAAATAGGAATTTAG
- the lysS gene encoding lysine--tRNA ligase: MSKLNDQQQFRRDKLKNLVKNGFNFPSSTFEHDNLVEINEKFSQKSKEFFLENQVKIAFAGRLIRQRGPFFIIFSQNLQFQAYISKEFQKKNEFIFANLDLGDIIEVSGYLFKTQTGQLSIKVNNFSLLTKSLHPLPDQYYGIENPDEKYRKRYLDLLVNSESAKTFRLRSKIISLIRTFFDSQGFLEVDTPVLQPVLGGASAKPFITYYNSLSQNFYLRIATELPLKKLLVAGFDRVYEIGKIFRNEGFDSTHNPEFTSIEFYQAYANLEKIMDQTENLFRFLFEKLNLDPANFDFSNKKINFLEKFARYDMIEITSKLMNFDLKSANFADLVEKAKKEGVKIEPFFKKGHLINKFFEKFVEPTLINPTFIIGHPIEISPLAKSNPNNPNFTLRAELFICGKEFANMFDELNDPIDQLSRFQAQIIEKNQGNQEASEIDNEFVQALEYGMPPAGGCGIGIDRLTMLLTKNESIREVILFPQLKPKKD; this comes from the coding sequence ATGTCAAAACTAAATGATCAACAACAATTTCGCCGGGATAAGCTTAAAAATTTAGTTAAAAATGGTTTTAATTTCCCTAGTTCAACTTTTGAGCATGATAATTTAGTAGAAATAAATGAAAAATTTAGTCAAAAATCGAAGGAATTTTTCCTTGAAAATCAAGTAAAAATTGCTTTTGCTGGTCGACTTATTCGCCAACGCGGCCCATTTTTTATAATTTTTAGTCAAAACTTGCAATTTCAAGCTTATATTTCAAAAGAATTTCAAAAAAAAAATGAATTTATCTTTGCAAATTTAGATCTTGGTGATATAATTGAGGTTTCAGGTTATCTTTTCAAGACGCAAACTGGTCAACTTAGTATTAAAGTTAATAATTTTTCTCTGCTTACAAAGTCCTTGCACCCTTTACCAGATCAGTATTATGGTATTGAAAATCCAGATGAGAAATACAGGAAACGTTATCTTGACCTGCTTGTAAATTCAGAATCTGCAAAAACTTTTCGACTTAGAAGTAAAATTATCTCCTTAATCCGTACATTTTTTGATTCCCAAGGTTTTTTAGAAGTTGATACTCCCGTTTTACAGCCAGTTTTAGGCGGGGCATCAGCAAAACCTTTTATTACTTATTATAATTCTCTTAGTCAAAATTTTTATCTCCGAATTGCCACGGAATTACCGCTGAAAAAATTATTAGTTGCCGGTTTTGACCGTGTCTATGAAATTGGTAAAATTTTTCGTAATGAAGGTTTTGATTCAACTCATAATCCCGAATTCACCTCAATTGAATTTTATCAGGCTTATGCAAATTTAGAGAAAATAATGGATCAAACCGAAAATTTATTTCGTTTTTTATTTGAAAAATTAAATCTTGATCCGGCAAATTTTGATTTTTCAAATAAAAAAATTAATTTCTTGGAAAAATTTGCCCGTTATGATATGATTGAGATTACTTCAAAATTAATGAACTTCGATTTAAAAAGTGCTAATTTTGCTGATTTAGTCGAAAAAGCAAAAAAAGAAGGGGTGAAGATCGAGCCATTTTTCAAAAAAGGGCATCTAATCAACAAATTTTTTGAAAAATTTGTTGAACCAACACTAATAAATCCAACTTTTATCATAGGTCATCCAATTGAAATTTCCCCGCTAGCCAAGTCAAATCCAAACAATCCTAATTTTACTCTCAGGGCCGAATTATTTATCTGTGGTAAAGAATTTGCGAATATGTTTGATGAATTAAATGATCCAATTGACCAATTAAGTCGTTTTCAAGCCCAAATTATCGAAAAAAATCAGGGAAATCAAGAAGCAAGTGAGATCGACAATGAATTTGTTCAAGCACTTGAATATGGAATGCCACCCGCCGGGGGTTGTGGCATTGGCATTGACAGATTGACAATGCTTTTAACAAAGAATGAATCAATCCGTGAGGTAATTTTATTCCCACAGCTAAAACCAAAAAAGGACTAA
- a CDS encoding ABC transporter permease, producing the protein MTHFPSIEKYIDQNLKPNPFLQPFSYKMWKLMVAQAKNFDRNYFGKPRNNFYEVFLRFSRSFSGVFGLVTIGFMLILALIIPFTTGSPTELRPNMKNINYFSQGFILGTDSQGRDVWAFLWHGLRFSLILSFIVALFDVALGTLFGTLMGNFDLFDKIFTFIIKIISNIPTILVIILMTLVLRPSFWVLILSFSLTGWIGLANQVRAQIKRARNFTWVIASRVLGTPSYKILYNFVPVIIPLLITNIVFVIPGTILGETGLAFIGLSLPNVATLGNAINAGIPIVTLYPRYVLIPAFFLILLTSSIQMIGNSVQDALRRQR; encoded by the coding sequence ATGACCCATTTTCCTTCAATTGAGAAATATATTGACCAAAACTTAAAACCAAACCCATTTTTACAACCTTTTTCTTATAAAATGTGGAAATTGATGGTTGCTCAGGCCAAAAACTTTGATCGAAATTATTTTGGTAAACCTCGGAATAATTTCTATGAAGTTTTTTTAAGATTTTCACGTTCATTTTCCGGAGTTTTTGGTCTTGTTACTATTGGATTTATGCTAATTTTAGCACTAATTATTCCATTTACAACCGGATCGCCGACAGAATTACGTCCTAATATGAAAAATATTAACTATTTTAGTCAAGGATTTATTCTTGGAACTGACTCACAAGGTCGCGATGTTTGGGCATTTTTATGGCACGGGCTGCGTTTTTCGTTAATTTTAAGTTTTATTGTTGCTCTTTTTGATGTAGCCTTAGGGACTTTATTTGGGACCTTAATGGGAAATTTTGATCTTTTTGATAAAATTTTTACTTTTATTATTAAGATAATTTCTAATATCCCAACAATCTTAGTAATTATTTTGATGACTTTGGTTCTTCGGCCAAGTTTTTGAGTTCTAATTTTGTCTTTTTCACTTACAGGGTGAATTGGACTTGCAAATCAAGTTCGAGCCCAAATTAAAAGAGCAAGAAATTTTACTTGGGTGATTGCCTCTAGAGTTTTAGGTACCCCTTCTTATAAAATTCTTTATAATTTTGTCCCGGTAATTATTCCGCTTTTAATTACAAATATCGTTTTTGTAATTCCTGGAACAATTCTTGGTGAAACTGGACTTGCATTTATTGGACTTTCACTTCCAAATGTTGCTACTTTAGGTAATGCAATTAATGCGGGAATTCCAATTGTAACTTTATATCCCCGTTATGTTTTAATTCCTGCATTTTTCTTAATTTTACTTACCTCTTCAATTCAAATGATTGGAAATTCAGTTCAGGATGCCCTAAGGAGGCAAAGATAA
- a CDS encoding Cof-type HAD-IIB family hydrolase: MKLFFAFDLDGTLLRYDNTIHPENVEILKKLYELGHFLALATGRGLSGCLDLAKKYPYFHYLVSNNGTLVHDTKTQKTINNGSLSKEIIFDLIKDCKATDSICAFSSPNNLFEFSSTNNHPWLKKQKIMDLHFYEKVDQDKLYEIIEKEEITQVAFRNDIPVIAELYKKWSKKLKNIYKVTITNRIFLDINPLNVDKANGIKMLLEKNNLKPDQLIAFGDSSNDYFMVKLARFGYAMEDSTPDLLSVAYQKIGNCNSGSIAKTIKSLLEKQEELFS, translated from the coding sequence ATGAAACTATTTTTTGCTTTTGACCTGGATGGAACTTTATTACGTTATGATAATACAATTCATCCTGAAAATGTAGAGATTTTAAAAAAACTCTATGAATTAGGCCACTTTTTAGCTCTAGCCACCGGCCGAGGACTTTCTGGCTGCCTTGATTTAGCCAAAAAATATCCTTATTTTCATTATCTAGTTTCAAATAATGGAACCTTAGTCCATGATACTAAAACCCAAAAAACCATCAATAATGGTAGCCTTAGCAAAGAAATTATCTTTGATTTGATCAAAGATTGTAAAGCAACTGATTCGATTTGTGCTTTCTCGAGTCCTAATAACCTTTTTGAATTTTCAAGTACAAACAATCATCCCTGACTAAAAAAACAGAAAATAATGGACCTGCACTTCTATGAAAAAGTAGATCAGGATAAATTATATGAAATCATCGAAAAAGAGGAAATTACCCAAGTTGCCTTCCGTAATGATATTCCAGTGATTGCTGAACTTTATAAAAAATGGTCAAAAAAACTAAAAAATATCTATAAAGTAACAATTACAAACCGTATTTTTCTTGACATAAACCCTTTAAATGTTGATAAAGCTAACGGAATTAAGATGCTATTAGAAAAAAATAACCTAAAACCTGACCAGTTAATCGCTTTTGGTGATAGTTCAAATGATTATTTTATGGTAAAATTAGCTCGTTTTGGTTATGCAATGGAAGATTCAACCCCTGATTTGTTAAGCGTTGCTTATCAAAAAATTGGCAATTGTAACTCCGGATCAATTGCCAAAACGATAAAATCACTTTTAGAAAAACAAGAAGAGCTATTTTCCTAG
- the ftsH gene encoding ATP-dependent zinc metalloprotease FtsH, with product MAAKTRKKPSIGLIIFLVITLSIVGYIIYQYLQPQLKVVNLSFFERRLIENAQSATDKNFFYAVIFDINDYRIKVVDSVNGELDAYTVIANPHVIGKFQAGNALISPAIKNQLENTNITTYSELVSLAIKTSPSSYTGLSLEKISALNKLLDLAGGERYSKSFLPSIASADRPYPSLFQIILSYLPVAVTIFVFLYFVFRVNRGSQGGAGFFNPGKNQAIRIKSDKKYTDVAGNVEAKEEIAEFIDYLKNPTKYAAAGAKIPRGILLGGPPGTGKTLLAKATAGEANVPFFFISASNFVELYVGVGAKRVRELFKDARNDSPAIIFIDELDAIGRSRGSGIGGGNDEREQTLNQLLVEMDGMVENSGLLVIAATNRTDVLDPALLRPGRFDRSIIVNLPDIKEREAILKLHAKGKRISKNITLANIAKRTPGFSGAQLANVINEATLLSVREQTQVITNEQIDEAIDRVIGGPAKKNRVITEKERIMVAYHEAGHAVVGLKLKSGVKVQKITIVPRGNSGGYNLMLPEEEKYNSTKSELLASIAAFMGGRAAEEIKYGKSEISSGAANDIEKATKIARKMVTEWGMSSLGPIQYEQDQSSPFLGRDYIKNASFSSKVGHEIDIEIRQIISESYKKAFATINENLLLLELIKDTLLEKETIVYEEIQQLAETLMPLPEVSKTENNAIKPDEILNQILKSQPETSPETGTDSSQENF from the coding sequence ATGGCAGCGAAAACAAGAAAAAAACCTTCAATTGGCCTGATAATTTTTTTAGTAATTACTTTGTCAATAGTAGGTTATATAATTTATCAATATTTGCAGCCGCAACTTAAGGTTGTAAATCTTTCTTTTTTTGAACGTAGATTAATCGAAAATGCTCAAAGTGCAACTGATAAAAACTTTTTTTATGCTGTTATTTTCGATATTAATGACTACAGAATTAAGGTTGTTGATTCCGTTAATGGCGAATTAGATGCCTATACAGTCATTGCTAATCCCCATGTGATTGGTAAATTTCAGGCAGGAAATGCACTAATTAGCCCGGCAATTAAAAATCAACTCGAAAATACCAATATTACAACTTATTCTGAGTTAGTCTCACTTGCAATTAAAACTAGCCCATCAAGTTATACTGGCCTTTCACTTGAAAAAATCAGCGCGCTTAATAAATTATTAGATCTCGCAGGTGGAGAACGCTATTCAAAAAGTTTTCTCCCTTCAATTGCTTCAGCTGACCGCCCATATCCTTCACTTTTTCAAATTATTCTCTCATATCTTCCAGTCGCAGTTACCATTTTTGTATTCCTTTATTTTGTTTTCAGGGTTAATCGTGGATCTCAAGGGGGGGCCGGATTTTTTAATCCTGGTAAAAACCAAGCAATAAGAATTAAATCCGATAAAAAATACACTGATGTTGCCGGAAATGTTGAGGCAAAAGAAGAAATTGCCGAATTTATCGACTATTTAAAAAATCCAACAAAATATGCTGCTGCTGGTGCAAAAATCCCGCGCGGGATTTTATTAGGCGGCCCACCGGGAACAGGAAAAACTTTATTAGCAAAAGCAACTGCTGGTGAAGCGAATGTTCCATTTTTCTTTATTTCGGCATCAAATTTTGTTGAATTATATGTCGGAGTTGGTGCTAAAAGAGTCCGTGAATTATTCAAAGATGCCCGAAATGACTCCCCTGCAATAATTTTTATTGACGAACTTGATGCGATTGGCCGTTCCCGTGGGTCAGGAATCGGTGGCGGAAATGATGAAAGGGAACAAACTTTAAACCAACTTTTAGTCGAAATGGATGGAATGGTGGAAAATTCCGGACTTTTGGTAATTGCAGCAACAAATCGAACCGATGTTCTTGATCCAGCACTTTTACGTCCGGGAAGATTCGATCGATCAATAATTGTTAATCTACCCGATATAAAAGAACGCGAAGCAATTTTAAAATTACATGCAAAAGGTAAAAGAATCTCCAAAAATATTACTTTGGCAAACATAGCCAAACGAACACCAGGATTTTCTGGGGCCCAACTGGCAAATGTGATCAATGAAGCAACTTTACTTTCAGTTCGTGAGCAGACTCAAGTGATAACAAACGAACAAATTGATGAGGCAATCGATCGGGTAATCGGTGGCCCAGCCAAAAAAAACCGGGTTATAACTGAAAAAGAAAGAATTATGGTTGCCTACCATGAAGCTGGCCATGCCGTAGTGGGACTTAAATTAAAATCAGGGGTAAAAGTCCAGAAAATTACAATTGTACCTCGTGGAAACAGTGGTGGGTATAACCTTATGCTTCCAGAAGAGGAAAAGTACAATAGTACAAAATCGGAACTTTTAGCCTCAATTGCTGCATTTATGGGTGGTCGAGCTGCTGAGGAAATTAAGTATGGCAAGTCGGAAATTTCTTCTGGTGCAGCAAATGATATTGAAAAGGCAACAAAAATTGCCCGAAAAATGGTAACTGAATGAGGGATGTCTTCACTTGGCCCAATTCAGTATGAACAGGATCAATCATCCCCATTTTTAGGGCGTGATTATATAAAAAATGCCTCTTTTTCCTCCAAAGTCGGCCATGAAATTGACATTGAAATTCGTCAGATTATCTCTGAATCATATAAAAAAGCTTTTGCAACAATTAATGAAAATTTATTGCTTCTTGAATTAATTAAAGATACTTTATTAGAAAAAGAGACAATTGTTTACGAGGAAATCCAACAATTAGCCGAGACATTAATGCCGCTTCCGGAAGTTAGTAAAACCGAAAATAATGCTATAAAACCCGATGAGATTCTTAATCAAATTCTTAAATCCCAACCAGAAACTAGTCCAGAAACAGGAACAGATTCAAGTCAAGAAAATTTCTAA
- a CDS encoding ABC transporter permease produces MSLKNEEGQRLGPGSNILNFSVSKINPKSIDYNLIYSVVKHKKSRFSWLKYINFESFAFRFFKKITKIFLEFVIVAWIVATLVFLLIDSIPGDPSFLDGLTEAQKTAEKQLYGLDLPQAQRYFNYLWKFIHFDFGISYSLRPRVEISDFIWQRFFTSFSIGIVSVVLTILIGVPLGIAVGKNPGKFLDNFATIWIAVFSSIPSLVFALLLLIFGQKTGIPYIFNIQDFSTFVLPAIALSIGSVISYVRYIRFELNNELNSMHAKFAYLKNLTRNRFVWTHALKASLFPIATFFPIVVLGSFIGSIFVEKIFLITGSGGIMIDAIQSKDNNIILFLVIVYSLLTIISYTLRDISYELLDPRIRRRAK; encoded by the coding sequence ATGTCTTTAAAAAACGAAGAAGGCCAGCGTCTTGGGCCAGGTTCTAATATCCTAAATTTTTCGGTTTCGAAAATAAATCCAAAAAGTATCGATTATAATCTCATTTATTCAGTTGTAAAACATAAAAAAAGTCGGTTTTCTTGACTTAAATATATAAACTTTGAATCTTTTGCATTTCGATTTTTTAAGAAAATTACTAAAATTTTTCTTGAATTTGTAATAGTAGCTTGAATAGTTGCAACTTTGGTTTTCTTGTTAATTGATTCTATTCCCGGAGATCCAAGTTTTCTTGATGGACTAACAGAGGCCCAAAAAACAGCAGAAAAACAACTTTATGGACTAGATTTACCACAAGCACAACGTTATTTTAATTATTTATGAAAGTTTATCCATTTTGATTTTGGAATTTCTTATAGTTTAAGGCCGCGTGTTGAAATTAGTGATTTTATTTGGCAAAGATTTTTTACCTCATTTTCAATTGGTATTGTCTCAGTTGTTCTTACAATTCTAATCGGTGTTCCCCTCGGAATTGCTGTTGGTAAAAATCCAGGTAAATTTTTGGATAATTTTGCAACAATTTGGATTGCGGTTTTTTCATCAATTCCGTCACTAGTTTTTGCTTTACTTTTATTAATTTTTGGCCAAAAGACTGGAATTCCTTATATTTTTAATATTCAGGATTTTTCTACTTTTGTCCTTCCAGCGATTGCACTTTCAATTGGATCGGTAATTAGTTATGTCCGTTATATTCGGTTTGAGCTAAATAATGAGCTAAATTCGATGCATGCAAAGTTTGCTTATCTAAAAAATTTAACAAGAAATCGTTTTGTTTGAACTCATGCTCTTAAAGCTTCGCTTTTTCCAATTGCAACTTTTTTCCCAATTGTTGTTCTTGGCTCATTTATTGGATCAATTTTTGTTGAAAAGATTTTTTTAATTACCGGTTCAGGAGGTATTATGATCGATGCAATTCAGTCAAAAGATAATAATATCATTCTTTTTTTGGTAATAGTTTATTCACTTTTGACAATAATTTCCTATACTTTAAGAGATATAAGTTATGAATTACTTGATCCGCGAATTAGAAGGAGAGCAAAATAA